In a single window of the Gemmatimonadota bacterium genome:
- a CDS encoding 50S ribosomal protein L29, whose protein sequence is MKLYELRQLSETELRDRVAELREEIFNLNFQKATRQMADAKRISSSRREIARILTLLHEDELQIRSIQAASDENREDGQGDPGEDA, encoded by the coding sequence ATGAAACTGTACGAACTTCGTCAACTGTCCGAGACAGAGCTCCGCGACCGGGTGGCCGAACTGAGGGAAGAGATTTTCAACCTGAACTTTCAGAAGGCGACGCGGCAGATGGCGGATGCGAAACGCATCTCGTCGTCGCGCCGGGAAATCGCCCGGATTCTTACGCTCCTGCACGAGGATGAACTCCAGATCCGATCCATCCAGGCGGCGAGCGATGAGAACCGGGAAGACGGACAGGGTGATCCGGGAGAAGACGCATGA
- the rpsQ gene encoding 30S ribosomal protein S17: MKERGHRKNRVGRVLSNKMEKTITIAVERMVKHPFYGRYVRRTTKLTVHDEEQTCRIGDIVRVTETRPLSKNKRWRLTEVIQRAEQV; encoded by the coding sequence ATGAAGGAGCGGGGACACAGGAAGAACCGCGTGGGGCGCGTGCTCAGCAACAAGATGGAAAAGACCATCACCATCGCCGTCGAACGGATGGTGAAGCATCCTTTCTACGGCAGGTACGTGCGGCGCACCACCAAGCTGACGGTCCATGACGAAGAACAGACGTGCCGGATCGGCGACATCGTCCGGGTCACGGAGACACGTCCGCTGAGCAAGAACAAGCGCTGGCGGCTGACGGAAGTCATCCAGCGCGCGGAACAGGTCTAG